A section of the Styela clava chromosome 9, kaStyClav1.hap1.2, whole genome shotgun sequence genome encodes:
- the LOC120339084 gene encoding spermatid perinuclear RNA-binding protein-like — translation MRKPLADKVTITPDETNNIISIRPEKSECPYPIVISFTSPEYSPEYQSTLPEDTTEEQVPSKEFLNEEKCMEALAKIRRVRWSLRKIRAEIELPVVRILLDLREAYSGWKHLSPYAAEVLVHLVMEKLAKDVRESELSFSRLFIQCLEVLAEGMALRGGPGMKDPCEAKPVDVFSYLEPQHAEDLTRGAQNALRLASFGRLKELLKMDS, via the exons ATGAGGAAACCACTTGCAGATAAAGTCACCATCACACCTGATGAAACCAACAACATTATAAGCATAAGACCTGAAAAGTCTGAATGCCCTTACCCTATAGTCATCAG ttTCACTTCACCAGAATATTCTCCTGAATACCAATCCACACTGCCTGAAGATACAACAGAAGAGCAAGTGCCATCGAAGGAATTTCTAAATGAAGAGAAATGCATGGAAGCTTTAGCAAAAATCAGAAGAGTACGATGGTCTTTGAGAAAG ATCAGAGCTGAAATTGAACTTCCTGTAGTTCGCATCTTGCTTGATCTGAGAGAAGCATATTCTGGTTGGAAACATCTCTCTCCATATGCTGCTGAAGTTCTTGTACATCTTGTAATGGAAAAGCTGGCAAAAGATGTTCGAGAAAGCGAACTTAGTTTTTCAAGACTTTTTATACAATGTCTGGAAG TGCTAGCTGAAGGCATGGCATTGCGTGGCGGACCAGGAATGAAGGATCCATGTGAAGCAAAACCGGTTGATGTTTTTTCATATCTCGAACCGCAACATGCTGAAGATTTAACCAGAGGTGCACAAAACGCCCTTCGCCTTGCTTCATTTGGCAGACTTAAGGAATTACTCAAGATGGATTCTTGA
- the LOC120339131 gene encoding large ribosomal subunit protein eL32-like — MAPRAIVKKKIVKKRVKRFIRHQSDRYDKLKQNWRKPKGIDNRVRRRFKGQYLMPNIGYGSDKKTKHCLRDHRGFKKFLVHNVRELEVLMMSNRTFCAEIAHAVSSRKRKTIVQRAQELDIYVTNPNARLRSEENE, encoded by the exons ATGGCACCACGCGCCATCGTCAAGAAGAAAATAGTGAAAAAGAGGGTGAAGAGGTTTATTCGCCACCAATCTGACAGATATGATAAATTGAAG CAAAACTGGAGAAAACCGAAAGGTATCGACAACAGAGTGAGAAGACGATTCAAGGGGCAATATCTCATGCCAAATATTGGGTATGGAAGTGACAAGAAAACGAAACATTGTCTTCGTGACCATAGAGGATTTAAAAAGTTTTTGGTTCACAATGTTCGTGAATTGGAG GTCTTGATGATGTCTAACAGGACATTCTGTGCTGAAATTGCTCATGCAGTCTCCAGCAGAAAACGCAAAACCATAGTTCAACGGGCCCAAGAACTTGATATCTATGTAACGAACCCGAACGCAAGATTACGTAGTGAGGAGAACGAATAA